DNA sequence from the Liolophura sinensis isolate JHLJ2023 chromosome 1, CUHK_Ljap_v2, whole genome shotgun sequence genome:
GCGCCCCGATCTGACGCTCTGTACAAGATTTCGAATCGCTCCGCCAGTCAACCCTTACATTACCGAGAAGACTTGTATTCCTACACTGGGATCCCTCCACAGCCAGGAATCTCCCACCCTCCCACCGTCTACAGGCTACCTGTCTGGAGGGACTCCCATCACCAGCTGGCCCCACTCTTTACCGCTACAGCATCAGACAAGTTCACAACATCAGAGCGCTGATAAAGCAGATAGTGGATTATGTGGTAGCTAGGTTAACACTGTTTAGCATTGAAGCGGGGTGAGTATGATGGGTGGGTGTGTATGCGATCAGAGCACCTGTTTTGGTCAATGTGTAACGTATACCTTTATGGAGAATTCCGGAGAAATTCAAAAAATcatcatgtacctgtacaacagAAATATACCTCCGGTAAGTGGAATGACTGGGAGCTTTTACAAACAGACATATATATCCATTAAACTGGATAACTGGGAGCTTTTACAACAGACATACATATCCATTAAACTGGATAATTGGGAGCTTTTACAAACAGACATATATATCCATTAAACTGGATAATTGTGAGCTTTTACAACAGACATATATATCCATTAAACTGGATAATTGGGAGCTTTTACAAACAGACATATATATCCATTAAACTGGATAATTGGGAATTACCCTTATGTAAGAGTTAGGCTAGTGAGCTGTAGAACCACACATGCAGACCAGTGGCTGGGCGATACAGGTTATTGGAAGAGCCACGCATGTTAGTGCTCTGTATGGCGACACATGGTTCATATTtcaccattcgcaggttgctgcaaggcctttctgcgtacggccagagaggaagccagcatgagctgaactcacagcgaccacattggtgaaaggctcctggatcattgcgccgcgctggcgtgcaaACCACCTCGTagtgaagaatgtttcactttaatatatgtTGGTGTTCAGGTTTAATGGAAGCCACATATGCTTGTGTTCCTCTAACGTCTCTAGCATCTAGCGTTTAGCGTCTCTAACGTCTAGGGTATCTAGCGTCTCTAGCGTGTCTAGTGTCTAGCGTCTCCAGCGTCTCCAGGGCCTCCATCGTCTAGCTTTTCTAACGTCTCTAGCATCTAGCATCTAGCGTCTCTAACGTCTCTAGTCTCTAGTCTCCAGCGACTAGCGCCTCTAGCGTTTAGTGTCTGTAGCGTCTCCAGCGTTTAGCGTTTAGTCTCAAGGGCCTCAAGCGTCTCCAAGCGTCTAGCTTCTGGCGTGTGTAGCGTTTAGCGTCTCTAGCATCTCTAACGTTTAGCGTCACTGACGTCTCTAGTGCTTGTAGTGTCTCTAGTGTCTAGCGTCTTGTTACTCTGGCAGCATTAACTGGACTGTTTAATGACAGGTATCGCCAGCCTTTGTTTTCAGACGGGAGAGTCCCTCGGCTAGTTTCAAGAATTGCTTCTTTACGAGCGAGTGCCCCTTTAATACcgctgttttttgtttttttctgtgagcGAAATCGAGATCGGTCAGGCATAGACAGTACAGAAAGTTGGAGAGTCAGGAGGAACGGTAGGTATCCGTGTTGTGATTGGTTGTTTGCCTTTCCCTCATTACGTGCGGCCTAGCAGGCACGGATAGCGGAGCCGAAACCCCCCAGTCTCCTGAATAGACCCTCACTACCGTTGCCGGAGGGGTGAACGCTATACACGCGTCACCTATTCCAGCAACCAGTTAACACTCAAATCGAGCCCAGTCAGGTAACTCTGAAAAGGTACTCTGCGAAAAGGCACGTCCCTGAGGACGGAGAGCAGCCTGTCTCCGTGAGAGATGATACCAGACAGAATTAACGTAAAATCACAAAACGGGTGAGAGGATACTACAGACATCACCAAACAAATGTGGACAGGTAAGTCAAATTAGTTAACGATTGCCTCTCTCAGATGTATGCGTCGTCACAAACATTCATTAATATACATATCACATTGTTTATACTTATACTTCAATGTGCCAGGCCATAATCCTCGCAGTCATTACCGAGGCAGTTAACAGCCGTACACAGTTTCATATCCTCTTAGGGAGACACTATTCACCCGCTCAGGCCAAAGACCACTATTTCAGATGAAATTGGGTCCGTTGCTTAGACTGGGGGTGTTCACCGTCGAGGTGATCAGTAATACCAGTACCCAAATAGCTTATTTATTAGgccatgtacatatgttccCGGTCTGGTTAAAGGAGCTGAGATGCTATACAGTGTGACGTATATAGTTGAGAGCTGACACAGAACACTTAGGTTCACAAGGAATGTGTACGGCTTGTAATCTGACAACATCAACGCTATTGCATAAGTATGCACGCTACACAGAGGTGAAGGCGACGTTGCGATTCTGTTGATGGGCTGGTTTGATTGAATGATCTCGTGAATGTCCTGAAATGTGTCAGTTCTATAAAACGAACCCGAAGGCCTATCGTTACGATATTTGGAtatcttatttgattggtgttttacgccgtactcaagaatatttcactaatacgacggcggccagcatatggtgggaggaaatcggacagagccctgggaaacccacgaccatccacaggttgctggaagaccctcccacgtacggccggagaggaagccagcggtATCAAACATCATAGCCTGTATAGTGCAAAGGGTCGCAATCATGACATCATCACATGAAGTGTCACATTATCACAGTCTTCAACAATCAGTGATCACACCCCTGTGTATTCAGAAGTATACCAGCCCCTATAGGGATTTAACACTCATTAACAAGGTGATTTAGTGAGGCATTCTCGTTGTGAAATggtcaaaataattttgaaaggTGACTTTAAGCGGAAAGTCTTCAGCAGGTGTCTGTACTTGTGGCGTCACGCCTCTAAACCTCATATTAGAGAAAATGTCCTAATTTAGATCCAAACATTGGATATAATTGCGATACAACGTTGTCGGTTGAGTAGTGTTCTTAATGGTCTTGCATACATCTACTCCAATGCTTCTCCACCGAACCTTCCACTTGCACGATGTTGTTTTAACGTTTTCGACGCATGTGATGTAAATTTATTTGCCATGTTAGTTTGTAAATAGCTCATGGCAATGTATGATGGGGATATCGTGTGATATTGACAGCAATCGGGGACCAGGTTTGATATTTTACGTATTTATTCGGTTATTGGGTTTCTCTGTTTGCTTGCAGCTGAGTTTACTATTTGACGTAGACTATAGAGTCGTGTCTGCACAGACGTCTGTAAATCTTCCTTTTAATCTATTTCATTCATCTTCTTGTCCTGTCTCCCGCCTGTCAGCATGTTCTGCTGTTTGCATTTCGTGCTCAGTTTCCCGTCGTGGTGGCAATTGCGTTTTTATGTTCCTCTTTTCTTTTGTTCAGAGTCCTAACAAAACAGGAGAGCCATGGTTCCCTTTCAATGGCCGTGTGATCACTCCACGCCTCGTCACAGCTTTGTCTCCGTTATTCCTCCGCGCATTGCAGAAGGATAGCACGTGTCGGAGCTGCCAGTGGACCAGACCGTGAATTGAACGTTTTCACAAAGGATAGGCTCTGTGGTTCGTtaagactttcccacatgatTATCTGGATGATTTCTCCGCACTTTTCAAATGACTGACAACCACTTCATCTGTTCCTAAAATATTTCGTTTTATACCATTGCTCAAAGGATCAGCTTGACATACTTTGAAGGTTTTGCTGTGTAATTTCCAAACGCATTTAAACAGGATCGCATGTCCTTCCTCTGACGAGTCATTGAGTCAGTTTAGGGATTTCGCCACTGATTCTGGTTGCCAAATCGTTCCTCTGCGTTTTCCCAGGAAAGATTACATTCTTTGAACTTATAATCAACCTGCTAGCTTATCGTCAAGATGACTGGGTTACGCCATTCTGGCATAGCGTGGATCTTCTGCATAATTATCTCGTCAGATCTGTTCAGTGGTACCTTGGGCACGTTTCCGTTAAAGTCCAGTTCCTTCCAGGGTCAGCTTCGGCCAGAGATGACCGTGACGGACAATGACGGATCTACTATACGCGTGGTCAGTAAGATCGCCAACATGGCCGACGACTTACCACCAAAGAAGAGgatgaagaaaaagaaactgCTTAAGCGGCTGGGTGAATACTTTGATCCAGAGTGGATGTCTGTGAACCAGCCGGAAGACGCCCTCCACCGGGTCGCTTCCGTAAATCTCAGCGCAGACTCTAATCTGGTACGAGAGATGTCCAAGGTAAATCTGACATTGACCCATGCCAATGGGAGTGTGATGTCTGTCGATGCAGGCCTCATGGAAGCCGTGAGGAGCTGGCTGATCCATCGAGCTTCCTGCCCCATCCATTACGTCTGGGTGGATCAAGGAGAACGCTGGTGGCCGCGATGGCTGCGCACTGGGGTTTGTGTGGATGACACGCCCTGCTCCTGGCCTCCCGGCATGCACTGTGTTCCGGCCGAGAATACAGTCATTCACTTGCTCCGGTGGCACTGCAAAACCCGGATGTACCCGAAGAAAGCATGGAAGAAACGTTTCAGACTTGGTGGAGACGATCAAACCGTAGGCACCAGAAATTACCTGAAGCTGAAAAAAGACAGGACAAAACTCGAACCTGAACAGCCCAGCAACTCTCAAACTGACGAGTTGGTGAGACTTTTGCAATCGAGGAGACCAAAGTTTCGTAAAAACTAAAAGGAAATGCAAATGGATCCGGGTTCCTTACCCAGTGACATCAgcctgtttttgtacatgttaaatTGCCTTCTAAAGTTTCTGGTCTGTGGATGGGACAGATGAACGAACTGCATAAGGCCCATGCCTCACAAGACTGCAGTTAACTGCCTGCCATTTCATTGCGTTCGTGCTACTGATTGTTCGAAAATGTTGAGCCCGTTTTCAAATTGTGACTATTTCACAGTTGCCGAGACATTGTTTGTCATTTATTGTTACATAGTTTTACTTGTTATTTCTTTACGTCTTCAAGACTTTTGACGAGCTTGAAAGATTTAATTATTTCCTGACAGTTTGTCATTCAAGATTGTTTAAATTGTCACACAAGTTTAATTGGCAGCTGATCTGGCTTCGAGCAATGGTGAATTCACATGATGAGTATATTTGGTAGTCTCACACAATCACTGTTCGTGTGTTTTTCACATGACGACTGCTTACCCTGATTCACATGACGACTGCTTACCCTGATTCACATGACGACTGCTTACCCTGATTCACATGACGACTGCTTACCCTGATTCACATGACGACTGCTTACACTGATTCACATGACGACTGCTTACACTGATTCACATGACTGCTTACACTGAATCACATGACGACTGCTTACACTGGTTCACATGACGAGTGCTTACACTGATTCACATGACGACTGCTTACACTGATTCACATGACGACTGCTTACACTGATTCACATGACGACTGCTTATACTGAATCACATGACGACTGCTTACACTGATTCACATGACGAGTGCTTACACTGATTCCCATGACGACTGCTTACACTGATTCACATGACGACTGCTTACACTGATTAACATGACGACTGCTTACACTGAATCACATGACGACTGCTTACACTGATTCACATGACGACTGCTTACACTGATTCACATGACGACTGCTTACCCTGATTCAAATGATGACTGCTTATACGTGTCTTCACAAAATCACTGCTTCCCTCCTTGCACACTTTGAAATTCAACACCGTTTCACAGCCTGGTTTGAACGTCCAGGTCGACTAACTTGGAAGACTGATACATGCAGGTTGTTGTTAtagtttgtatatacatgcagagaCCTTGTGAGGAAAGGCTTCAAAACGAACATCATCACCTACACGGATAATTGATAGCGACAATGTGAGCGATCAGATTACAGCTTTAGTGTAAAAATACAATTCAAGCTGAcactttgtttatttggttttaaGACGTGTTAAATATTACACCACTCTGTGAGATTGTTGACAACACCACTGACTCCGCGCATTGACTCGACAGGAATGAGACCCAAATAAACTGGGTCCGGGATACTACTGCTTGGAGGATAGCACTGAAATGAGACCGGGAGAATTCGTATCCTTAAAATTTGTGAACCAACCCAAAACTCCAGTAAGCCTATCAACTGACATTTTTCAGCGCTTATAGTGCAATGAGTAGTCCATATATTCGCTGTGGTATACCGGTATATTACCTATGAGCCTAGCCACATGAAGCCTATTGCTTACCATGTTAGACTGAGTCAGCGCAGGAACAAACAGTAAATGGAGGTAAATACATAGATGAAAGAGATTTTAGCACAGCTACAAGTATCGTCTATGTTCATAATGCTCTGGTAGTACTGTCAatagaatttatttttattacagcaCGGCTATGTGAATATTGATAATGAACCTTTTCCGCCAACCCAAAGTGATTCTGGCTAAATCTTTGTAGTCTTTTGCTCATTCCTATCAAGGCGCTGACGATTTGTGGTCAAACTGGTAACGTAGTTCTTATGTATTACAAGACACAATTATCAgcccagcttggacccgagtcgccacTGCGGTAACGGGAACGTATTGTAAAACTTTTGCCCAGTAGTGGTTAATGGTCTGATCATCATACCGGTACCTTAAACGGTAGCGCATTGTAAGGCATGTGCCCAGCAGTGCTTAACGGTTTGATCGTCCTACCGGTACATTAACGGTAACGCATTGTGAAGCCTGTGCCCAGCAAGTGCTTAATGGTTTGTTTTGGCATACCCTAAACTGTAAACTCGTGGATATTATAGTCTTTGTGGTCACTTTTTCCACAGATAAGTATTTGTACAAATCACTTGACCACAAACATTTGAAAAGCCCGTATATTGCCTTTTTATTTACTCAACGGTTTCTTCCTGCCAGTATACAATCGGGTCAGTAGCATGCATGGGGCCTGTTCTTGCATCTTAACATGACAAGTTTACGCACGAAGATTGGAAGCTCCAATTATATTTTTTGGACGTCTAAGTAattaagtttatatatatatatatatgcttaattTGTGGTTATTAAAGAACGTCATTAGATATGGCTGAAGGTTTGGTTGTTGATTTCAAGTGACCTCATAGCCTAGTACAATCACAAATTCACAGTAATTATAGAAACATACGAAGACTATACGTCCATACATTATAACTTAGGCTAAGTCATTTGGTAAGTACTCTTCCTTCTCcgctaaaagaaaaagaaaatttagcGCAAATCTCAAAGACGATCTTTAACATAGCAGCAACACATTTTGCATAACTATAGAACGAAAGACAGgcctacagctacatgtaacgtAAAGCATTGAAAAAGCatacaaatttaatttatttgcgAAATCACAGACCACGATTTTGATAAATGAATTCGACGTCATGCCTAAAATGTCTTCCCGCATGGCTGAACACAGTTGACTGTCTCTCCCTTACATGACATGTATGATTTATGTATTATGTCATTTCCTATGGAAATTGGTGTTTTGCGTTTTGGGaatgggtcttgcgattatcaacttggaacgcCCATTTACGGTATACGAATGGTACATGAATGTTATACCATGTCGAGGAGCTGGTGATatatggatttatttcattacatacttatatacatgtacggcAGTGTTGCTAATCCTAAACAAATGTGTGATGTTAACCAGAAGCCTATAACTGTTACAGGATGTGttgcacttatttatttgattgctgtattacgctttactcaagaatatttcacttattcgacgatggcccacattatggtggaaggaaactgggcagagatcgggggaaacctacgaccattcgcaggtttctgCAAGGCCTttccaagtacggccggagaggaagccagcaggagatttacttgaactcacagcgaccgcattagtgtgAGGATCGTGGATTATTGCGCCGTGCTAaagtgctaaccacctcggccacggaggcccctaacgCACTTTGAATGTTATTATATTTTGGTTAAAGCATCAGTTGTGAAATTTGTATAGTTTCTAAAACCAGTtgtgtacaaaaatacacaagatgtgtaccacTGACAGGGCCTTGACATTATTTGTAAATTTACGCATGGCACATTAATAAGTACCCAACTGTGTACCTTGTTAGACGTGCATTTATAAAGCAATCGTTAAAACTAATTCCCTACAAATTAGGCCTACCCCTGTAGTAAAATTGCCACATATAGACCTAAGTTAAACTGGTGGCTAATGGGAAAGAAGCGTGTATACACGTGAATATCGGGCAAAATgagtcagtatttatttatttactggatttgGTTTAATGCTGTAGGCactactgaagaatatttcatttaaatggcGGCGGTCGATCTGGTGTATGAAAATGGCAAAAAGTGTGTAAGAAACCAGAGCCGTTCAGCGGGAGTATACAACATATATAGACGGgaaatacataggcctattgTGAGGCCTGGTGTAGTGGTGTTGACCGGCTAGGCCGCAGACCCAGAACTATGACTTTTTTAGCCCTTGAGTTCAATGCCAACTTATgacaaatacaaacattttatagCATTCTTATTAATCGACAGAGTAATCATCTAGTAAGTTGTTGATTTGActctttttcatgtttttaaagtaaaattttcaaataatgcACAAAAACTAACATGTGTGTCTGTGAGCTCCCAGATCAAGCAGACGACAGAGCCTGTTTGCTGTGCGTGACGTTAGCGGtcgtgtgtctgtgtctgtgtgtggCACCAGTTGACaatattttaagtgaaatattcttgagtaggcactacggcgtaaacaccaatcaagtaaataaaataggCAATTGGCCGTTTCAGAGAAAAGGAAGTAAAATGCCATGAGCGTGTAGTAGAATCTTCTCTCTCTCGTCTTCCCTCTCAGGCCCTTGTATATCTCTTCCTCATTTTCGTTGGCTTCTGACAAGCTGACAAATAGCACGGTATCCCTTGCGGCAACAGCCTTGTAATGACGAGTTCCCAGCCTGTGATTATCTAGGCCTGCACCCAGACCCACTCTTTCTATGTTCCCCCTGAGATATCCATACAGCATCCCATGGATACGGCATGTCGTTGTCTGCTGAGATTCTCTCATTACATAAGGCAGACTACAAGAGCCAGATACCTGAGAGACGATCGAAGCCTGCGGTACTACAAATCTGATTCTCCGGCGTGTAAGACACAGTGTGAAGATTGAAGGTGGCTTTATGTTACCGTCATTATCAAGGGAATATGGAGGGAAAGGTACATTATATCCAGCTTGTCTCCAGACAGTGGCCGTTGGTATTCCACATGTATTAACGGGTAGGGCCAATCTTTTTGGCACTCAACTTCGGCTAAGCCTATATGTGCTGACATGCGATCtcagaacaaaaccctaaccgaaaaattattcctttacttgattggtgtttggtaGTGTACTAAACAATAATTTGCTTATATGAGGACAGGCAAGATTCCCGGACTGAACCACCATATTCCAAAGTCATTGGTTACAGAGATCTAGGTGTGTTCTGGCAGATCTCATCATACCGCACGGCCAGAGAGAGTTGAGAAGAAATCTAGTCCTGTGACACTATAGCGCCACTGCCTGACACATCAACGTTTAAGTGTGTGCGAGGGTGGGGCGAGGTGGTGGGGGAGGTATGAGTGAGGACAATTAAGGTCAAAAACGACTGATGCAGATTATTAGGTGTACCGTGTATCTACTGTACACTGTCAGTTATCAGTAGCAGACCAAGCCAAATCCACAGGCTTCTATAGGGAAGAGAAATCGCGGAGAGTTCTCAAAGCGAAATATTCAAGTAAAAAGGTCACCAAAGCCTGATGCCTGAAATGGGTAAAAATCACTCAAAAGCCTTCCAGTGGAACGTTGAATGAAGATTGTAGTCGAGATATTGAATTCTCAGTTGGAAAAGCGCTTTGACGGAAAATGGGAGTTCAGATTTATTTCTAACTGTGCATAAGTCTCTCTCTACAATATCATGTAGATTTTAGATACCTGATCGCTTGGCGTTGAATTATATAGGACTACGGACAGGTGTCAGTAAGTTGTGACGGATGGGGCTTCATGTGGCAAGCGGCACACTCAGGCCAGTCTGATAAGAAGAAAACACATTGAGGATATGACTGCCATGTTAAATCGCAAGCAAGCAAACAAGCAATTGGCACTGTTTCGAATTgttacaaacatatattttacgccgtactcaccaGAGTGATgtgaaagccgtgtatatgtCGATCATGGGAGAACTGGGAGACGcatcgaaacagatattcgcaTACCGACTGTCAATCGTAAAGGACTTTCCTGGacgataatcgcaaggtcatttttcaaaacaaccttcaacaaaaacaaccaaagaactaaaactGTATgtaatgaaaagaaattataaacggattcatacaaagagaaacagtccaCGATCACCGAATTATAGATACAAAGAATGTTTGGGCAATTGGATTAAATCAGTGTCCAAATCGAGTACCATGCTAGTTCAAAAGTTGTTAAAATATACGTCAGTTGCACTTTGACTGCAATTGCAAGCAACCTAAAGCTACCCAGCTGCTGCGATCTGTCTAATACAaggcgaggcagcgaggtagctaGGCGAGTCTCACTACCTAGCTGCATCGTTACCCCCTCCCTGTATTGCCAAGGTTGAGGTAACGCGACAGCAAAGGTAGCGAGGCAGTGGAACGCGGTAAAGAGGTGGCGAAGCGGGGTGACTAGGTGATAAAGCGAAGTAGCGAGACTCGTCTTACTACATCGCTGCATAGCTTTCCCAACATTTATAACACAGTGCAAGGTGGCGAGGCAATAAGGTAGCAAGCCTGTGAGGCAACGACATAGTGAGGCAATAAGGTAGCAAGCCTGTGAGAATAAGACATAGCGTGACAATAAGTTAGCAAGCCTGTGAGGCAACGACTGGTTTCTGTTTTGTCTAAATGGGAATTTATCTGCGATGTGATCTTTTCTTGAAAcgcttttgaaatgaaaaaaaaaattgatttaactTTGTCATCCGGTTATATACACACGGCGTATTACTGAGCAAGTCTGGATGGATTTATAGTCTTAATCCAGTTTAATTAAAACCAGATGGTATATATAGTCAGCGCCAGCGATATGCAGTCTGATTTTAATTAGAATGGGTCTCGATCAGAATGATataaatgatttaatatttcCGTATACAAATCACAACTTAATTGTCATTAATTCCACTATTAAATCAGACTCAAATTTGTCACGTCCatcttggcttcctctccgatcatGCATGGGAAaatttgacagcaacctgcggctggtcgtCTGCTTCCTGCGGTCTCTgcctgcacggtttcctcccaccacaatgctggccgccatagtaaaagtgaaatggtcttgagtacagcgtaaaacaccaacaaaataaataaagaataatgaataaaaaaaaattgttacagATCATAGACCTATAGCTTACATCAAAGGAAAAGGTCGTCACAATTTTTAGTTTGTCTCCAAAAGTTCATTCAAACTATTGAACGGTTAAATGGCAGTTTGTAGCATATCCTTGTGATGGGAGAAAGAGAACCAATATCACACAGCAGGCAGATTGACCCTCTAAACTTTACGTCACGAGGGTTAACTTCTCGTCCCGACGGTAGCCAGTCTGGCCTCATCTTACCCTCTGTTACTCTGATCCCTGGGCTAATTTTATTGACATTCGCAAATTCATTTAACCTAGGTTTCGCCTATCTCCGCATCGACAGGCCTCCTCTTATTACGCACGTTTTGGGTTGCACGTAGTCCAACACTAGGGCATTTGTTAATTGGGACCGGGGACAGGCGACCGTTGATTACCTACTGTGTTGTATTTACGCTTTGCTTTAATGAAGCACAAACTTCCTCCAGTTTCTTGGGGAGCTGTTTTGTTCTCGTTATAACGTGAGTTCAATGGGTGTCGACAGGGAATAACGATCCAAGGGCGAACTCCTGATTACGGGTTTGGCATTAATTGTAGAGATGGTATCCGAGCGTACACGACGAGATTCGGCTGCCGTCACGGCCGCCCAGACAGTAACGGCCCCACAGTAGCCAGCCTGTGCTGAGGTTATACAGCCAATACGAGTGGGGCTCCAACTCACGTTTCTGTATCTGGAGACGTCACTGACAGACTCGTCCCCGACCACACAGATTCCCCGTACTGATGCCGTTGGGGAGACTCCTGGGAAAAGGACGTGCAAGTTCGTGTCGTATCTCACGGTTACACAAGGAATAATAGGAAAGTCTGACTGATAGGCATATCTGCTGTAAAGAAGACAAAGACAGACTGTAGCCCTCTAGCAGACCGTGCGGCTTCGCATAGACCCGCAAAGTGGAACTGTTTTGGAAAAGATGCAATCTTTGGCGGTAGGAATCCCACGTATGAGCAACGCCTTAGCCCAGTGACGCCTTAGTgagaagaaaaacaacagcTCTGCTTGTGGCGGGGCCGCTTAATTGATATTTTATATGTTAGATTGATAAGTACAACTCGATTCCATGTCCCGAGCCGCGAGGCAGTTCTTTCTTGACTTTCAGCAAACCCTCAACCGTTTACTAAGAGCTCGCTTCGTGGCGCCGAACTCGTTGAAACCCATTATGACTTGATTGTTCAAGATAGTGAATGCTTCGGTAAAACCCGCTCCGATCCTAATATTGTTATCTCATTTCTATTAAAGCAAGCTCTGGGGTCAAGCGTTGTGGTTAGTGCGTTTAGGACGGAAAGTTGTTAGCAGTCCAGGGCACATTGCCTTACGTTTCCCCTAGGCAGGACTGTAATTCCACAAGACGCTGCCGTCCAATGGTCCAGTGGACGTCATCTACAAACTGGCGGATTCAAGCAGTCGTCTGGGAAATCACGTGCACTATACAAATCTGATGGAACATCACCCACATGAACATGTCGACTTCACAGCAAAACAATCAATTTCATACCGGCATATAATGTTTACTAACTTGGACTGAGctactttaaaggagaagaaaatttaaatatcaatcaaataccttctgtgttaggagaagaattgctgtcggaaaccgccgaattgcagttcgtacatttccgttagaactcttcttctcagaaggtagcgaacagtacagttcgttttccgcttaacgatcgggaaaccggaatattggacgtaggttccgagtttacacgaacaagccggcagttttaacgactctcattggctgagaggcaacacactcccagcataaattacagggtgttaaagatggagaacgcgatggactcagcgatttatgccagctttgcgtTTTCatgctttacgtgtatggcgaggaaaaattgcaaagttatgcggcaggcaccaccagatagaaaaaaatgtgctcttttcagcctatagtgtcatgtttttagtttttttttctcctttaaggtATACAGCACTATACAATTTCAAACACCAGTTCCGCTGGAAATCACGCCACGTATGTGCTCGTACTTAAAAAAAGCCAGCATCATGGTTCTGTATATAGGTGACTTGGCGTGAGTAATTTGTGTATTAACTACAACAAACCCAGGAAAAAAGTCATGCTCGTGCTTGCCTGACGAAATGTCCAAGGCCTTAACGGAATAAACTTACG
Encoded proteins:
- the LOC135479164 gene encoding noggin-2-like, giving the protein MTGLRHSGIAWIFCIIISSDLFSGTLGTFPLKSSSFQGQLRPEMTVTDNDGSTIRVVSKIANMADDLPPKKRMKKKKLLKRLGEYFDPEWMSVNQPEDALHRVASVNLSADSNLVREMSKVNLTLTHANGSVMSVDAGLMEAVRSWLIHRASCPIHYVWVDQGERWWPRWLRTGVCVDDTPCSWPPGMHCVPAENTVIHLLRWHCKTRMYPKKAWKKRFRLGGDDQTVGTRNYLKLKKDRTKLEPEQPSNSQTDELVRLLQSRRPKFRKN